In Phragmites australis chromosome 17, lpPhrAust1.1, whole genome shotgun sequence, the following are encoded in one genomic region:
- the LOC133897703 gene encoding probable 1-acylglycerol-3-phosphate O-acyltransferase isoform X2 produces the protein MNRAAPATRMAAEEMRRAATAETTASPPAGSRWARVWPPALRWIPTSTDRIIAAEKRLLSVVKTGYVQEQVNIGSAPPGSKVRWFRSSSDEPRFINTVTFDSKENAPTLVMVHGYAASQGFFFRNFDALADRFRVIAIDQLGWGGSSRPDFTCKSTEETEAWFIDSLEEWRKAKNLSNFILLGHSFGGYVAAKYALQHPEHVRHLILVGPAGFSSETEHRSEWLTKFRATWKGMIVNHLWQSNFTPQRIVSASDWTVPTTFIYGQQDWMNYQGAQQARKEMEVPCEIIRVPQGGHFVFIDNPSGFHSAIFYACRKILSGDGEEGLTLPDGLISA, from the exons ATGAACCGTGCTGCCCCCGCGACGAGGATGGCCGCCGAGGAGATGAGACGGGCCGCCACGGCCGAGACGACGGCCTCGCCGCCCGCGGGGTCGAGGTGGGCGCGGGTGTGGCCGCCCGCGCTCCGATGGATCCCCACCTCCACCGACCGCATCATCGCCGCCGAGAAGCGCCTCCTCTCCGTAGTCAA AACTGGATATGTCCAGGAACAAGTTAACATTGGCTCTGCTCCTCCTGGGTCAAAAGTAAGATGGTTCAGGTCATCAAGTGACGAACCAAGGTTCATCAATACTGTAACATTTGATAGCAAGGAGAATGCCCCCACCCTTGTCATGGTCCATGGCTACGCTGCTTCACAAGGGTTCTTCTTTCGAAACTTCGATGCCCTTGCAGACCGTTTCAGGGTGATCGCCATTGATCAGCTTGG CTGGGGTGGATCAAGCAGACCTGACTTCACCTGTAAAAGTACCGAAG AAACTGAGGCATGGTTCATTGATTCTCTTGAGGAATGGCGCAAGGCTAAGAACCTCAGTAATTTTATATTGCTTGGTCATTCTTTTGGAGGATATGTTGCGGCCAAGTATGCTCTACAG CACCCTGAACACGTTCGGCACTTGATTTTGGTTGGTCCTGCTGGCTTCTCATCAGAAACAGAGCATAGATCGGAGTGGTTAACCAAGTTTCGAGCAACATGGAAAGGCATGATAGTGAATCATCTTTGGCAGTCTAATTTTACTCCTCAAAGAATTGTTAG TGCATCTGATTGGACGGTACCCACTACCTTCATATATGGGCAGCAAGACTGGATGAACTACCAAGGGGCGCAGCAAGCACGGAAGGAGATGGAAGTTCCTTGTGAAATAATCAGAGTCCCACAG GGAGGTCATTTTGTGTTTATAGATAACCCTTCGGGGTTCCACTCGGCTATCTTCTACGCATGCCGTAAAATTTTATCAGGCGATGGAGAGGAGGGTCTCACTCTTCCTGATGGCCTCATATCTGCATAA
- the LOC133897703 gene encoding probable 1-acylglycerol-3-phosphate O-acyltransferase isoform X1, which produces MNRAAPATRMAAEEMRRAATAETTASPPAGSRWARVWPPALRWIPTSTDRIIAAEKRLLSVVKTGYVQEQVNIGSAPPGSKVRWFRSSSDEPRFINTVTFDSKENAPTLVMVHGYAASQGFFFRNFDALADRFRVIAIDQLGWGGSSRPDFTCKSTEETEAWFIDSLEEWRKAKNLSNFILLGHSFGGYVAAKYALQHPEHVRHLILVGPAGFSSETEHRSEWLTKFRATWKGMIVNHLWQSNFTPQRIVRGLGPWGPNLVRRYTSARFGSHSTGELLTDHESTLLTDYIYHTLAAKASGELCLKYIFSFGAFARKPLLQCASDWTVPTTFIYGQQDWMNYQGAQQARKEMEVPCEIIRVPQGGHFVFIDNPSGFHSAIFYACRKILSGDGEEGLTLPDGLISA; this is translated from the exons ATGAACCGTGCTGCCCCCGCGACGAGGATGGCCGCCGAGGAGATGAGACGGGCCGCCACGGCCGAGACGACGGCCTCGCCGCCCGCGGGGTCGAGGTGGGCGCGGGTGTGGCCGCCCGCGCTCCGATGGATCCCCACCTCCACCGACCGCATCATCGCCGCCGAGAAGCGCCTCCTCTCCGTAGTCAA AACTGGATATGTCCAGGAACAAGTTAACATTGGCTCTGCTCCTCCTGGGTCAAAAGTAAGATGGTTCAGGTCATCAAGTGACGAACCAAGGTTCATCAATACTGTAACATTTGATAGCAAGGAGAATGCCCCCACCCTTGTCATGGTCCATGGCTACGCTGCTTCACAAGGGTTCTTCTTTCGAAACTTCGATGCCCTTGCAGACCGTTTCAGGGTGATCGCCATTGATCAGCTTGG CTGGGGTGGATCAAGCAGACCTGACTTCACCTGTAAAAGTACCGAAG AAACTGAGGCATGGTTCATTGATTCTCTTGAGGAATGGCGCAAGGCTAAGAACCTCAGTAATTTTATATTGCTTGGTCATTCTTTTGGAGGATATGTTGCGGCCAAGTATGCTCTACAG CACCCTGAACACGTTCGGCACTTGATTTTGGTTGGTCCTGCTGGCTTCTCATCAGAAACAGAGCATAGATCGGAGTGGTTAACCAAGTTTCGAGCAACATGGAAAGGCATGATAGTGAATCATCTTTGGCAGTCTAATTTTACTCCTCAAAGAATTGTTAG AGGATTGGGTCCTTGGGGTCCAAATTTGGTGCGAAGATATACCAGTGCGAGGTTCGGTTCACATTCAACTGGTGAATTACTAACAGATCATGAATCCACATTGCTGACAG ATTATATTTACCATACCTTAGCCGCCAAAGCTAGTGGGGAGCTGTGCTTGAAatacatattttcctttgggGCATTTGCAAGGAAGCCTCTTCTGCAGTG TGCATCTGATTGGACGGTACCCACTACCTTCATATATGGGCAGCAAGACTGGATGAACTACCAAGGGGCGCAGCAAGCACGGAAGGAGATGGAAGTTCCTTGTGAAATAATCAGAGTCCCACAG GGAGGTCATTTTGTGTTTATAGATAACCCTTCGGGGTTCCACTCGGCTATCTTCTACGCATGCCGTAAAATTTTATCAGGCGATGGAGAGGAGGGTCTCACTCTTCCTGATGGCCTCATATCTGCATAA